The segment TATAGCCGTACGTCTCGAGGCGATGCAATAGCGGGCGCACGTCCAGTCCCGAAGCGACAGGTCCCGCGCTTCCGTGCGGATGGAGACGGAGGTCGACGCCGGGGGACGCGACGGCCACGAGCGCACGGATCATGTCCTCCCCGGAAGCGGGATAGTGCACGTGAATCGGATGCGCCACACGGTCCAGTGCCATGCGCGAAAGCACGCCGGGAAGCCCCAGGCAGTGGTCGCCGTGGACATGGGTGATGCAGATGCGCGTGATTTGGCTGCTCGAGACACCAGCCTGGATCATCTGACGCTGAGTGCCTTCCCCAGGGTCGAAGAGCAGGCCCTCGCCGTCCCAGCGGAGCACATAACCGTTATGGTTGCGGGTTCGCGTCGGGACCTGGGAGGCGGTGCCGAGGACGACGAATTCACGCATGGACCGAGTGTCTCATTGCGGGGCGGCTTTACCCACTGATCTTGCCTAGCGATGGTCTTGGGAGGAGGATATGCGGCAAACTCAGGAGGCCCTCCATGATCCAGCTCGGAAAATTTGAAACGTACCTGGTCGAAGAGTTCTTCGACGACTACCGCGCGGGAGACATATCCCAGCGGACGTTCATTCGTCGGGTGGCTTTCATCACCGGGAGCATGGCTGCCGCTTCCTCGACGATGCTGCAACTCGGATGTACTCCGGATGAGATCCCGCGAGGCACCGATCCCATGCCACGCCCCGAAACCACAGGAGTGCTTGCGTCCGCGCAGGCGGTCCCAGGGGCGAGGAGCCCGCTATCCGTCCCCGAGGATGCGCCCGGCCTGGTGACGGCCACCATCCAGTTCCCCGCTGGCGAAACCGAGATCAGCGCCTACCTCGCCAGGCCTGAAGCGCCCGACGCCGGTCCGGCGGTCCTTGTGTGCCACGAGAACCGCGGTCTCACCCCGCATATCCAGGACGTCGCGCGACGCTTCGCGAAAGCCGGATACGTTGCCTTGGCCCCGGATCTTCTGAGCAGGGAGGGAGGAACCTCGAGCCTTGATCCCGACGCCGTACCAGGAGCGTTGACGCGTGCCGGAGCCCAGCGCCATGTCTCCGACTTTGCTGCTGGTTTCGACTATCTCCGATCACTGGACTTTGTTGACGGGAACCGGATCGCGATGAATGGCTATTGTTTTGGCGGTGGAATCACGTGGCAGGCCGCAACCGAAATACCCGGGCTGAAGGCCACGGCAGCCTTCTACGG is part of the Arthrobacter methylotrophus genome and harbors:
- a CDS encoding dienelactone hydrolase family protein gives rise to the protein MIQLGKFETYLVEEFFDDYRAGDISQRTFIRRVAFITGSMAAASSTMLQLGCTPDEIPRGTDPMPRPETTGVLASAQAVPGARSPLSVPEDAPGLVTATIQFPAGETEISAYLARPEAPDAGPAVLVCHENRGLTPHIQDVARRFAKAGYVALAPDLLSREGGTSSLDPDAVPGALTRAGAQRHVSDFAAGFDYLRSLDFVDGNRIAMNGYCFGGGITWQAATEIPGLKATAAFYGPAPDLDKVPAIKPAVFGVYAELDQRITGAMPALRDALAATDVHHRLTVYPGVDHAFHNDTSDRYKETQATAAWQDMLAWFGEYV